Proteins from a single region of Haloplanus sp. GDY1:
- a CDS encoding inorganic phosphate transporter has protein sequence MAGAVFWALVALATLTSFVTAWTLGANSNSPPFAPAIGANAISTMRAAFLIGILAALGALTQGGAISETVGAGLVDGVRITSLAATAGLLTATGFMAVGVYTGYPIPAAFATTGAMVGVGLSLGGDPAVDTYRRIVTFWALVPPVSGGLAYLTATLLRRDDIPETVGVPLLAALVGGIVANVQLSVVPSPPGVGGSSISGFVARGLPAPTVGGVDPVVVAVTLAAAAASFQFIRRRTQRSVDDGVRTFLVVLGSVVAFSSGGSQVGLATGPLENLFTAELGLPGIALLFLGATGILAGAWMGAPRLLQATSREYAQLGIRRSIAALVPGFVIAQLAIALGIPISFNNIIISGVIGGGLAAGSAGVSRKKIAVTVAFWLVTLVTSVLVGFGLYRAFAAVLG, from the coding sequence GTGGCGGGAGCCGTGTTCTGGGCGCTCGTCGCCCTGGCGACGCTCACCAGTTTCGTCACGGCGTGGACCCTCGGCGCCAACAGCAACTCGCCGCCGTTCGCGCCCGCCATCGGTGCCAACGCCATCTCCACGATGCGGGCGGCCTTCCTCATCGGCATCCTCGCCGCGTTGGGGGCGCTGACACAGGGCGGCGCCATCTCCGAGACGGTCGGGGCCGGCCTCGTCGACGGCGTCCGGATCACGTCGCTGGCGGCGACGGCCGGCCTGCTGACCGCCACCGGGTTCATGGCCGTCGGCGTCTACACCGGCTACCCCATCCCGGCGGCGTTCGCAACCACCGGCGCGATGGTCGGCGTCGGCCTCTCGCTCGGCGGTGATCCCGCCGTCGACACGTACCGCCGGATCGTGACCTTCTGGGCGCTGGTTCCGCCCGTCTCCGGCGGCCTGGCCTACCTCACGGCGACGCTCCTCCGTCGCGACGACATCCCCGAAACGGTCGGCGTCCCGCTCCTGGCGGCCCTCGTCGGCGGCATCGTCGCGAACGTCCAGTTGTCGGTCGTCCCCTCGCCGCCCGGCGTCGGCGGGAGTTCGATTTCGGGGTTCGTCGCCCGAGGGCTCCCCGCCCCGACCGTCGGCGGCGTCGACCCCGTGGTCGTCGCCGTGACCCTCGCCGCCGCCGCGGCGAGCTTCCAGTTCATCCGTCGGCGCACGCAGCGATCCGTCGACGACGGCGTCCGTACGTTCCTCGTCGTCCTCGGGAGCGTCGTCGCCTTCTCCAGCGGCGGGAGCCAGGTCGGGTTGGCGACCGGGCCGCTCGAGAACCTCTTCACGGCCGAACTCGGACTCCCGGGCATCGCCCTCCTCTTTCTCGGTGCGACGGGCATCCTCGCCGGCGCGTGGATGGGCGCGCCCAGACTCCTGCAGGCCACCTCCCGTGAGTACGCTCAACTGGGAATCAGACGCTCCATCGCCGCGCTGGTCCCCGGCTTCGTCATCGCCCAACTCGCCATCGCCCTCGGCATCCCCATCTCGTTCAACAACATCATCATCTCGGGGGTCATCGGCGGCGGCCTCGCCGCCGGCTCGGCGGGCGTCTCGCGGAAGAAAATCGCCGTGACCGTCGCCTTCTGGCTCGTCACGCTCGTCACCTCCGTGCTGGTCGGCTTCGGCCTCTACCGCGCCTTCGCCGCCGTCCTCGGCTAG
- a CDS encoding universal stress protein gives MPPSHVLVPLDGSPLADEALAEALSLFDCRVTVLNVATPLDRGMSEGGILGADEERRDDARDRAERLVERARDRAADADRTVDTVVRTGDPAETILEYVAETGVDRIVMGGHGGERNAVARRLLGTVATAVVGEAPVTVTVVR, from the coding sequence ATGCCCCCCTCACACGTCCTCGTCCCGCTCGACGGCTCACCGCTCGCCGACGAGGCGCTTGCGGAGGCCCTCTCACTCTTCGACTGCCGTGTGACGGTCCTGAACGTGGCGACGCCACTCGACCGGGGGATGAGCGAGGGCGGGATTCTCGGCGCCGACGAGGAGCGACGCGACGACGCACGCGACCGAGCCGAACGGCTCGTCGAACGGGCGCGTGACCGGGCCGCGGACGCCGACCGGACGGTCGACACCGTCGTCCGGACGGGCGACCCCGCGGAGACCATCCTCGAGTACGTCGCCGAGACGGGCGTCGACCGAATCGTCATGGGGGGACACGGGGGGGAGCGAAACGCCGTCGCCCGGCGTCTGCTCGGGACGGTGGCGACGGCGGTGGTCGGGGAGGCACCGGTGACGGTGACCGTCGTTCGCTAG
- a CDS encoding metal-dependent transcriptional regulator: MNTADQYLKAIYLIQEMEDGPAATGALADMLDVSPASANEMIGKLETRGLAEHEKYKGVRLTDEGITRARDAIQTYCIIERFLANVLDVEDFRAEARELEAVIDDTVAERLDTIINRNPNCPDCFDADADACAELDVECENPAD; this comes from the coding sequence ATGAACACGGCAGACCAGTATCTCAAGGCGATCTACCTGATCCAGGAGATGGAGGACGGCCCGGCGGCGACGGGCGCGCTCGCGGACATGCTCGACGTGAGCCCCGCGAGCGCGAACGAGATGATCGGCAAGCTCGAAACCCGTGGCCTCGCGGAACACGAGAAGTACAAGGGGGTCCGCCTCACCGACGAGGGGATCACCCGCGCCCGCGACGCGATTCAGACGTACTGCATCATCGAGCGGTTCCTCGCGAACGTCCTCGACGTGGAGGACTTCCGTGCCGAGGCCCGCGAACTCGAAGCCGTCATCGACGACACCGTGGCCGAGCGCCTCGACACCATCATCAACCGCAACCCGAACTGCCCGGACTGCTTCGACGCCGACGCCGACGCCTGCGCCGAACTCGACGTGGAGTGCGAGAACCCGGCTGACTGA
- a CDS encoding ferritin-like domain-containing protein has product MSVSHRVGSDHQLARLLQIGIVLEEVVEARAHHHYQSLDVDRSLDPEVEELLADAAEESAAHRERLDELVADLDAESIPFEDIEALVEAQYAQTKPDDFDGVLYDQLCNEETAYKFYDDLVSAIEASDARFSVDRERLLEVLRSIREDEADGVEEVTKIMEKRD; this is encoded by the coding sequence ATGAGCGTCAGCCACCGGGTCGGCTCCGACCACCAGTTAGCCCGCCTCCTCCAGATCGGTATCGTCCTCGAGGAGGTGGTCGAGGCACGAGCCCACCACCACTACCAGTCGCTCGACGTCGACCGGAGCCTCGATCCCGAAGTCGAGGAACTCCTCGCCGACGCCGCCGAGGAGTCGGCGGCCCACCGCGAGCGACTGGACGAACTGGTCGCCGACCTCGACGCGGAGTCCATCCCCTTCGAGGACATCGAGGCGCTCGTCGAGGCGCAGTACGCACAGACCAAACCCGACGACTTCGACGGCGTCCTCTACGATCAGCTCTGTAACGAGGAGACGGCGTACAAGTTCTACGACGACCTCGTGTCGGCGATCGAGGCCAGCGACGCTCGGTTCTCGGTGGATCGGGAGCGCCTGCTCGAAGTTCTGCGGTCGATCCGCGAGGACGAGGCCGACGGCGTCGAAGAGGTGACGAAGATCATGGAGAAACGGGATTAG
- the sufD gene encoding Fe-S cluster assembly protein SufD, with protein MSTQVPADLSEATVHEIADRRDEPDWLRETRLKALKAMDDLEMPDVIQTPGRRWTNLDQLDFSELADPLNQADDTDRVTDEGVEVLSFAEAMAEHPSLLEAKFGSVIEPDTNYLTALSVALFTTGTFIYVPEGVDAEDVTIRTEMNSRSLFSQTLVVTEDSSSVTILERIDSGDDVEGDRYYSNLVEVDAGENSYVQYGSLQTLDEDTYNVTLKRGDADVYSTIDWIEGNIGSRLTRSDIETELNGDGSETKIVGAFFGHDDQHFDVNARVWHQAEHTTADLVTRGVLDDTARSVYEGVQDVGREAWDTSSYQRENTLMLSDDSEADASPKLIINNHDTEASHSATVGQVDQEDLFYLTSRSIPERDARNTLVEGFFVPVLEEIEVDELREDLESQVAARLRE; from the coding sequence ATGAGCACGCAGGTACCAGCAGACCTCTCGGAAGCGACCGTCCACGAGATCGCCGACCGCCGCGACGAGCCCGACTGGCTCCGCGAGACGCGGCTGAAGGCGCTCAAGGCCATGGACGATCTGGAGATGCCCGACGTCATCCAGACGCCAGGCCGGCGGTGGACGAACCTCGACCAGCTCGACTTCAGCGAGCTGGCCGATCCGCTGAACCAGGCCGACGACACCGACCGCGTCACCGACGAGGGCGTCGAGGTGCTCTCCTTCGCCGAGGCGATGGCGGAGCATCCGAGCCTCCTCGAGGCCAAGTTCGGCTCCGTGATCGAGCCGGACACCAACTACCTGACGGCGCTGTCGGTCGCGCTGTTCACGACCGGGACGTTCATCTACGTCCCCGAGGGCGTCGACGCCGAGGACGTGACGATCCGGACGGAGATGAACTCCCGGTCGCTGTTCAGCCAGACGCTCGTCGTCACCGAGGACTCCTCGTCGGTGACGATCCTCGAACGGATCGACTCCGGCGACGACGTCGAGGGCGACCGCTACTACAGCAACCTCGTCGAAGTCGACGCCGGCGAGAACAGTTACGTCCAGTACGGCTCGCTCCAGACCCTCGACGAGGACACGTACAACGTCACGCTCAAGCGCGGCGACGCGGACGTGTACTCGACCATCGACTGGATCGAGGGGAACATCGGCTCCCGGCTCACCCGCTCGGACATCGAGACGGAACTCAACGGCGACGGCTCCGAGACCAAGATCGTCGGGGCCTTCTTCGGCCACGACGACCAGCACTTCGACGTGAACGCGCGGGTCTGGCACCAGGCCGAGCACACGACGGCCGACCTCGTCACCCGCGGCGTCCTCGACGACACCGCCCGCTCGGTGTACGAGGGCGTGCAGGACGTGGGCCGCGAGGCGTGGGACACCAGTTCCTACCAGCGCGAGAACACGCTCATGCTGAGCGACGACAGCGAGGCCGACGCCTCGCCGAAGCTCATCATCAACAACCACGACACCGAGGCCTCTCACTCCGCGACGGTCGGCCAGGTCGATCAGGAGGACCTGTTCTACCTCACGTCGCGGTCGATTCCGGAACGTGACGCCCGGAACACCCTCGTGGAGGGCTTCTTCGTGCCCGTCCTCGAGGAGATCGAGGTCGACGAACTCCGCGAGGACCTGGAGTCGCAGGTCGCGGCCCGGCTCCGCGAGTAG
- the sufB gene encoding Fe-S cluster assembly protein SufB, with product MSSDQDHLKETDTEARFEFKKEERSSFQADKGLTEETIRVISEDKDEPEWMLKRRLRALEQFQEMPMPTDWPGQPDLSEVDVDEIVPYIRPDVETRESVDDWTDLPDDIKDTFDKLGIPEAEKNALSGVGAQYESEVVYQNMQERWEEKGVVFCNMDEAVQEHEDLVREHFMTKCVPPSDNKFAALHGAVWSGGSFVYVPEDTTVEMPVQAYFRMNSEGMGQFEHTLIIAEENSEVHYIEGCSAPKYSAFNLHSGGVEVFVGEDAHVQYSTVQNWSKNTYNLNTKRALVEEDGRMEWISGSMGSKATMLYPSSVLKGRGASDNHITIAFAGEGQNIDTGAKVYHNAPNTKSTIESKSISKDGGRTNYRGLVHIADGAANSSTSVECDALMFDNESTSDTMPYMEINESTVDVAHEATVGKIGDEDVFYLQSRGLDDDDAKQMIVSGFIEPITEELPIEYAVELNRLVELEMEGSLG from the coding sequence ATGAGCTCCGATCAAGATCATCTCAAAGAGACGGACACCGAAGCCCGCTTCGAGTTCAAGAAAGAGGAGCGGTCCTCGTTCCAGGCCGACAAGGGCCTGACCGAGGAGACGATCCGCGTCATCTCGGAGGACAAGGACGAGCCCGAGTGGATGCTGAAGCGGCGGCTCCGGGCCCTGGAGCAGTTCCAGGAGATGCCGATGCCGACCGACTGGCCGGGCCAGCCCGACCTCTCCGAGGTCGACGTCGACGAAATCGTCCCGTACATCCGCCCCGACGTCGAGACCCGCGAGAGCGTCGACGACTGGACGGACCTGCCCGACGACATCAAGGACACCTTCGACAAACTGGGTATCCCGGAGGCCGAGAAGAACGCGCTCTCGGGCGTCGGCGCCCAGTACGAGTCCGAGGTCGTCTACCAGAACATGCAGGAGCGCTGGGAGGAGAAGGGCGTCGTCTTCTGCAACATGGACGAGGCCGTCCAGGAACACGAGGACCTGGTCCGCGAACACTTCATGACGAAGTGTGTCCCCCCGAGCGACAACAAGTTCGCAGCGCTGCACGGCGCCGTGTGGTCCGGGGGCTCGTTCGTCTACGTCCCCGAGGACACCACCGTCGAGATGCCGGTGCAGGCGTACTTCCGGATGAACTCCGAGGGGATGGGCCAGTTCGAGCACACGCTCATCATCGCCGAGGAGAACTCCGAGGTCCACTACATCGAGGGCTGTTCCGCGCCCAAATACTCGGCGTTCAACCTCCACTCCGGCGGCGTCGAGGTGTTCGTCGGCGAGGACGCCCACGTCCAGTACTCGACCGTGCAGAACTGGTCGAAAAACACCTACAACCTGAACACCAAGCGGGCGCTCGTCGAGGAGGACGGCCGGATGGAGTGGATTTCGGGGTCGATGGGGTCGAAGGCGACGATGCTGTACCCCTCCTCGGTCCTCAAGGGCCGTGGCGCCTCCGACAACCACATCACCATCGCCTTCGCGGGCGAGGGGCAGAACATCGACACCGGCGCGAAGGTGTACCACAACGCGCCGAACACGAAATCGACCATCGAGTCCAAGTCGATCAGCAAGGACGGCGGCCGCACCAACTACCGCGGCCTGGTCCACATCGCGGACGGCGCGGCCAACTCCTCGACGAGCGTCGAGTGTGACGCGCTGATGTTCGACAACGAGTCCACCAGCGACACCATGCCGTACATGGAGATCAACGAGTCGACGGTGGACGTGGCCCACGAGGCGACGGTCGGCAAGATCGGCGACGAGGACGTCTTCTACCTCCAGAGCCGCGGCCTCGACGACGACGACGCCAAGCAGATGATCGTCTCGGGCTTCATCGAGCCGATCACGGAGGAACTGCCCATCGAATACGCGGTCGAACTCAACCGTCTCGTCGAACTCGAGATGGAGGGGAGTCTCGGATAA
- a CDS encoding ABC transporter ATP-binding protein: MATLQINNLHAKVAEEGGESILRGVDLEVESGEIHALMGPNGSGKSTMAKVIAGHPAYEVTEGTITLVLDDEDLADVDEEVPPEKREWDLLDLEPNERAALGIFLGFQYPAEIEGVTMTNFLRQALNAKAEEREELFEDEEDEADAEEDGAGYDTSPMEGEADEGEIGVAEFQQLLKEKMELLDMDEKFAQRYLNAGFSGGEKKQNEVLQAAILEPAIAVLDEIDSGLDIDRLQDVSKGINALRDEQGTGVLQITHYQRILDYVEPDTVHIMLDGEVVMEGDADLAVQLEDEGYDWVREQVYETA; this comes from the coding sequence ATGGCTACACTACAGATCAACAATCTTCACGCGAAAGTCGCAGAAGAGGGCGGCGAGAGTATCCTTCGCGGCGTCGACCTGGAGGTCGAATCGGGGGAGATCCACGCCCTGATGGGACCGAACGGCTCGGGCAAGTCGACGATGGCGAAGGTGATCGCCGGCCACCCCGCCTACGAGGTCACCGAGGGCACCATCACGCTCGTCCTCGACGACGAGGACCTGGCGGACGTCGACGAGGAGGTACCCCCGGAGAAACGCGAGTGGGACCTGCTCGACCTCGAACCCAACGAGCGCGCGGCGCTCGGCATCTTCCTCGGCTTCCAGTATCCGGCGGAGATCGAGGGCGTCACGATGACGAACTTCCTCCGGCAGGCGCTCAACGCGAAGGCCGAGGAGCGCGAGGAACTGTTCGAGGACGAGGAAGACGAGGCCGACGCCGAGGAGGATGGCGCGGGCTACGACACCTCCCCGATGGAGGGCGAGGCCGACGAGGGAGAGATCGGCGTCGCCGAGTTCCAGCAGCTCCTGAAGGAGAAGATGGAGCTTCTGGACATGGACGAGAAGTTCGCCCAGCGCTACCTCAACGCCGGCTTCTCCGGCGGCGAGAAGAAACAGAACGAGGTGCTGCAGGCGGCGATCCTCGAACCCGCCATCGCGGTGCTCGACGAGATCGACTCGGGGCTGGACATCGACCGTCTGCAGGACGTCTCCAAGGGAATCAACGCCCTCCGCGACGAGCAGGGGACGGGCGTGCTCCAGATCACCCACTACCAGCGGATCCTCGACTACGTCGAGCCCGACACGGTCCACATCATGCTCGACGGCGAAGTCGTCATGGAGGGCGACGCCGACCTCGCGGTCCAGCTCGAGGACGAGGGGTACGACTGGGTTCGCGAGCAGGTCTACGAGACAGCGTAA
- a CDS encoding DNA polymerase domain-containing protein: MEQAELTGSWGTDDADRPDAEAVAVAGDAGQSVAEVVDAADLKFPDPDGTVDLAVTQVDYTVEGQGSDEYPVVHVFGRTPDGESEHVRVLGFEPYFYAPTASLDDDDLDRDVITRTEEGYESIRGEDLTKICTRTPRDVGNIRDEFDHYEADILFPNRLLIDKDIGSGVRVPVRRLEGGSIQVPHDELQAVDVPTDLRVNTFDIEVDDRSGFPEDGEEPVVCLTSHDSERDEYVAWLYEAPDGTGPVPEAFDGYDGLDDDMTAEIRSFDSEAAMLDAFLTYVEETDPDVLTGWNFEDFDAPYLIDRLQEVGSRPDVDQDLNPDRLSRVGEVWRSDWGGPTIKGRVVFDLLYAYKRTQFTELESYRLDAVGEMELGAGKERYTGDIGDLWEDDPERLLEYNLRDVELCVELDRKRDIISFWDEVRTFVGCKLEDAPTPGDAVDVYVLHKVHGDFALPSKGRADAEDYEGGAVFDPITGIKENVSVLDLKSLYPMCMVTINASPETKVDPEAYDGDTYHAPNGTHFRKEPDGVIREMVDELLEEREEKKAERNEHDPGTEGYEQYDREQQAVKVIMNCFTPDTDVLTPDGVRNIRDLDVGDEVYSLDPETLRMEVKPVTETHAYPDYRGELVDIETSKVDFSVTPNHRMLVRKDDTNGESWDDFRFVEAGDLNESSHYELPHGWDGPGGERLETVDLTELLDGDYEVWANNDVHGHTLAAEVGYSPDKVVKNDLGETGYVFSSAEFEDHREYLDDHCSEFYVHAERGRKWIPRFYDGDDFLDLLAWYITEGSVYTSEDQQYGETLRGSATTIQLAQEAMADGGEADDHAAIGDLLDRLGFDHYVDDRSYQFTSRLLGRWLEDICGEDGFEKRIPEFVFEASRAQKERFLDTLIAGDGDRQVNSWRYSTASDQLRDDVLRLCAHLGRTASYNRDSGTWRIYCTEDAKNSFRMHRSGGTSTAEDGVYCVTVADNNTLLAGRNGKYQFIGNSLYGVLGWDRFRLYDREMGAAVTATGRDVIEHTQSAANDVGYEVAYGDTDSVMLELGQDAAIGDVPDEIRESHPEMSESELQQIAGAIETGYELEEHINDSYDEFALDELNAHHHRFQIEFEKLYRRFFQAGKKKRYAGHIVWKEGKHVDDIDITGFEYKRSDIAPITKEVQRRVIEMIVTGEDVDDVEEYVHDVIEDYEAGNVDLDDVGIPGGIGKRLSAYDTDTAQVRGAKYANLLLGTNFQRGSKPKRLYLKKVHPDFFRRLEEEEGFDPQTDALYGEFKRDPDVICFEYADQIPDAFEVDWDRMLEKTLKGPIARIIEALDLSWDEVKSGQRQTGLGQF, from the coding sequence ATGGAACAGGCGGAGCTCACCGGGTCCTGGGGGACCGACGACGCCGACAGACCCGACGCGGAGGCCGTCGCCGTCGCGGGCGACGCGGGGCAGTCGGTCGCCGAGGTGGTCGACGCGGCGGACCTGAAGTTTCCCGATCCGGACGGGACGGTCGACCTCGCGGTCACGCAGGTCGACTACACGGTCGAGGGACAGGGTTCCGACGAGTACCCCGTCGTCCACGTGTTCGGTCGGACGCCGGACGGCGAGTCGGAGCACGTGCGGGTCCTCGGCTTCGAGCCCTACTTCTACGCGCCGACCGCGAGCCTCGACGACGACGACCTGGATCGGGACGTCATCACGCGGACCGAGGAGGGGTACGAGAGCATCCGCGGCGAGGATCTGACCAAGATCTGTACCCGGACGCCGCGGGACGTGGGGAACATCCGCGACGAGTTCGACCACTACGAGGCGGACATCCTCTTTCCCAACCGCCTCCTGATCGACAAGGACATCGGAAGCGGCGTTCGCGTTCCCGTCCGCCGACTCGAGGGCGGATCGATTCAGGTGCCACACGACGAACTCCAGGCCGTCGACGTCCCGACCGACCTCCGGGTGAACACGTTCGACATCGAGGTGGACGACCGGTCGGGCTTCCCCGAGGACGGCGAGGAGCCCGTCGTCTGTCTCACGAGTCACGACTCCGAGCGCGACGAGTACGTCGCGTGGCTGTACGAGGCCCCCGACGGCACGGGACCCGTCCCGGAGGCGTTCGACGGCTACGACGGCCTCGACGACGACATGACCGCCGAGATCCGGTCGTTCGATTCGGAGGCCGCGATGCTCGACGCCTTCCTCACCTACGTCGAGGAGACCGATCCGGACGTGCTCACGGGGTGGAACTTCGAGGACTTCGACGCACCCTACCTCATCGATCGCCTGCAGGAGGTGGGCTCGCGCCCGGACGTGGACCAGGACCTGAACCCCGACCGCCTCTCGCGGGTCGGCGAGGTGTGGCGTAGCGACTGGGGCGGCCCGACGATCAAGGGCCGGGTCGTCTTCGACCTGCTCTACGCGTACAAGCGAACCCAGTTCACGGAACTGGAGTCCTACCGACTCGACGCGGTCGGCGAGATGGAACTCGGTGCGGGGAAGGAACGCTACACCGGCGACATCGGCGACCTCTGGGAGGACGACCCCGAGCGCCTGCTGGAGTACAACCTCCGCGACGTGGAACTCTGCGTCGAACTCGACCGCAAGCGCGACATCATCTCCTTCTGGGACGAGGTGCGGACGTTCGTCGGCTGTAAGCTGGAGGACGCGCCGACGCCCGGCGACGCCGTCGACGTGTACGTCCTCCACAAGGTCCACGGCGACTTCGCCCTCCCGTCGAAGGGGCGGGCCGACGCCGAGGACTACGAGGGCGGGGCGGTGTTCGACCCGATCACGGGGATCAAGGAGAACGTCAGCGTCCTCGACCTGAAGTCGCTGTACCCGATGTGCATGGTGACGATCAACGCGTCGCCGGAGACGAAGGTCGACCCCGAGGCCTACGACGGCGACACGTACCACGCCCCCAACGGGACCCACTTCCGGAAGGAACCGGACGGCGTCATCCGGGAGATGGTCGACGAGTTGCTGGAGGAGCGAGAGGAGAAGAAGGCGGAGCGAAACGAACACGACCCGGGAACCGAGGGGTACGAGCAGTACGACCGGGAGCAGCAGGCGGTGAAGGTTATCATGAACTGCTTCACGCCGGACACCGACGTACTCACGCCGGACGGCGTCCGGAACATCCGTGATCTCGACGTCGGCGACGAGGTGTACTCGCTCGACCCCGAGACGTTGCGGATGGAAGTCAAGCCGGTGACGGAGACGCACGCGTATCCGGATTACCGGGGCGAACTCGTCGACATCGAGACGAGCAAGGTCGACTTCAGCGTCACGCCGAACCACCGGATGCTCGTCCGGAAGGACGACACGAACGGCGAATCGTGGGACGACTTTCGGTTCGTCGAGGCCGGTGACCTGAACGAGTCGTCGCACTACGAACTGCCACACGGTTGGGACGGGCCGGGCGGCGAGCGACTGGAGACGGTCGATCTGACCGAGTTGCTGGACGGCGACTACGAGGTGTGGGCGAACAACGACGTACACGGGCACACGCTGGCCGCCGAAGTCGGCTACTCCCCGGACAAGGTGGTGAAAAACGATCTCGGTGAGACGGGCTACGTCTTCTCGTCCGCGGAGTTCGAGGACCATCGCGAGTACCTCGACGACCACTGCTCCGAGTTCTACGTTCACGCAGAACGGGGACGGAAGTGGATTCCGCGGTTCTACGACGGCGACGACTTTCTCGACCTCTTGGCGTGGTACATCACCGAAGGGTCGGTGTACACGTCCGAAGACCAGCAGTACGGCGAGACGCTCCGTGGCTCGGCCACGACGATCCAACTCGCACAGGAAGCGATGGCCGACGGCGGCGAGGCCGACGACCACGCTGCCATCGGTGACTTGCTGGATCGATTGGGGTTCGACCACTACGTCGACGACCGGAGCTACCAGTTCACCTCACGACTGCTCGGCCGCTGGCTCGAAGATATCTGTGGCGAGGACGGCTTCGAGAAACGGATTCCCGAATTCGTCTTCGAGGCCAGCCGCGCCCAGAAGGAGCGCTTCCTCGATACGCTCATCGCGGGCGACGGCGACCGGCAGGTGAACAGTTGGCGCTACTCGACGGCGAGCGACCAGCTACGCGACGACGTGCTCCGGCTCTGTGCACACCTCGGCCGGACGGCCAGTTACAACCGCGACAGCGGAACGTGGCGCATCTACTGCACCGAGGACGCCAAGAACAGTTTCCGGATGCACCGCTCCGGCGGAACGAGTACCGCCGAAGACGGCGTCTACTGTGTCACCGTCGCGGACAACAACACACTCCTCGCGGGCCGTAATGGGAAATACCAATTTATTGGTAATTCCCTGTACGGCGTTCTCGGGTGGGACCGCTTCCGCCTCTACGACCGAGAGATGGGCGCCGCCGTCACCGCCACCGGCCGCGACGTCATCGAACACACGCAGTCGGCAGCCAACGACGTGGGCTACGAGGTGGCCTACGGAGATACGGATTCTGTCATGTTGGAGCTTGGACAGGATGCTGCAATTGGGGACGTACCCGACGAGATTCGGGAGTCCCACCCCGAAATGAGCGAGTCGGAACTGCAGCAGATCGCCGGCGCCATCGAGACGGGCTACGAACTTGAGGAGCACATCAACGACTCCTACGACGAGTTCGCGCTCGACGAACTCAACGCACACCACCACCGCTTCCAGATCGAGTTCGAGAAGCTCTACCGGCGGTTCTTCCAGGCGGGAAAGAAGAAGCGCTACGCGGGACACATCGTCTGGAAGGAGGGCAAACACGTCGACGACATCGACATCACGGGCTTCGAGTACAAGCGCTCGGACATCGCCCCGATCACCAAGGAGGTCCAGCGCCGCGTCATCGAGATGATCGTCACGGGCGAGGACGTCGACGACGTCGAGGAGTACGTCCACGACGTCATCGAGGACTACGAGGCGGGGAACGTCGACCTCGACGACGTGGGCATCCCCGGCGGCATCGGCAAGCGCCTGTCGGCCTACGACACCGACACGGCACAGGTCAGGGGGGCGAAGTACGCCAACCTCCTGCTCGGCACCAACTTCCAGCGGGGGAGCAAGCCCAAGCGACTGTACCTGAAGAAGGTCCACCCCGACTTCTTCCGCCGACTGGAGGAGGAGGAGGGGTTCGATCCCCAGACCGACGCCCTCTACGGCGAGTTCAAGCGCGATCCGGACGTCATCTGCTTCGAGTACGCCGACCAGATCCCCGACGCCTTCGAAGTCGACTGGGATCGGATGCTGGAGAAGACGCTCAAGGGCCCCATCGCCCGGATCATCGAGGCGCTCGACCTCTCGTGGGACGAGGTGAAAAGCGGTCAGCGACAGACCGGGCTCGGTCAGTTCTGA
- a CDS encoding DUF7331 family protein — protein MSDHVDAGRWDSADERRPDHDGIDTVEAYEVEDGTVLYDAENPLAWVESSAAVPISELA, from the coding sequence ATGTCCGACCACGTCGACGCAGGCCGGTGGGACAGTGCGGACGAACGCCGTCCGGATCACGACGGGATCGACACCGTCGAGGCGTACGAGGTCGAGGACGGGACGGTGCTGTACGACGCCGAGAACCCGCTCGCGTGGGTGGAGTCGTCGGCCGCGGTGCCGATCAGCGAACTCGCCTGA
- a CDS encoding DUF7322 domain-containing protein has translation MPFDSGRDEADETDLEARAADLGPDPPRAPTPDTDPSDVDPEIRGLFWRSVLMANVAVFCLAFGPMLVGFEGAWTIGTVTVVVGVIAGLRVYHLYRIFRRRDEGPEADERNP, from the coding sequence GTGCCGTTCGATTCCGGGAGAGACGAGGCCGACGAGACGGACCTCGAGGCGCGCGCGGCCGACCTCGGTCCCGACCCGCCGCGCGCCCCGACCCCCGACACCGACCCGTCCGACGTCGACCCGGAGATCAGGGGGCTGTTCTGGCGGAGCGTCCTCATGGCCAACGTGGCGGTGTTCTGTCTGGCGTTCGGCCCGATGCTCGTGGGGTTCGAGGGAGCGTGGACGATCGGGACCGTCACCGTCGTCGTCGGCGTGATCGCCGGGCTCCGGGTGTACCACCTCTATCGGATCTTCCGGCGGCGAGACGAGGGGCCGGAGGCCGACGAGCGCAACCCATAA